In the Nitrospirales bacterium LBB_01 genome, one interval contains:
- a CDS encoding DJ-1/PfpI family protein, with product MASVLVILAEGFEEIEAIAVIDILRRAEINTVVAGLKEGFITSARGVKVIPDCTLDSVSAVNFDMVVLPGGMPGTLNLAADTRVKSLVASMYNDGKYTAAICAAPFVLSEAGVLSGKTATSHPSYHDKIKAATVSKTERVVVDGKVVTSQGAGTAIEFSLKIVELFCGKERADSIHAAMVCS from the coding sequence ATGGCTTCAGTGCTTGTGATATTAGCAGAGGGGTTTGAAGAAATAGAGGCAATCGCAGTAATAGATATACTAAGGCGTGCTGAGATAAACACAGTTGTTGCTGGGCTAAAAGAGGGGTTTATTACAAGTGCAAGAGGGGTTAAGGTGATACCGGACTGTACGTTGGACAGTGTCAGTGCCGTGAATTTTGACATGGTGGTTTTACCCGGTGGAATGCCGGGCACTCTTAATCTTGCCGCAGATACACGCGTGAAATCGTTAGTTGCCAGCATGTACAATGACGGCAAATATACAGCCGCAATATGTGCAGCGCCATTTGTTCTTTCTGAGGCAGGAGTGCTAAGCGGAAAAACAGCGACAAGCCATCCCTCGTATCATGATAAAATTAAAGCCGCCACGGTTTCTAAGACAGAGCGGGTTGTGGTTGACGGCAAAGTGGTAACAAGTCAGGGAGCAGGGACTGCAATAGAATTTTCACTAAAGATTGTAGAGCTGTTTTGCGGCAAAGAACGGGCTGACTCCATTCATGCTGCCATGGTGTGCTCATAA
- the recO gene encoding DNA repair protein RecO — protein sequence MLLRTEGIVFKSFPLGEADLILTVLSCDGGFLRAFAKSPRTTKSRFGSALEPLSHLRISLMGKEHADLPRLTQADIIHSYQKLREQFDCFLRISELLEITLSLFGEKEHHEGLFELLVDTLNAIETEKENVALRRFLFYKVRVLEKAGLSPRLHGCVRCGVSVGTFYFSEGAVICGKCKDKTTDETRSASARLISMGAVNLYETIRTWSWDKLNRIMPNDRLIFELDTFLNLHIKYRTERGLKTRDFMYKTKALTSSFANAKDA from the coding sequence ATGCTTCTAAGGACTGAGGGCATTGTCTTTAAGAGCTTTCCGCTGGGAGAGGCCGATTTAATCCTTACAGTGTTGTCTTGTGACGGAGGGTTTCTAAGAGCTTTTGCAAAAAGCCCAAGAACTACCAAAAGCCGCTTTGGAAGCGCTCTTGAGCCGCTTTCTCATCTGCGGATTTCTCTTATGGGTAAAGAACATGCTGACCTTCCGCGTCTTACTCAGGCCGATATAATTCACTCATACCAAAAACTCAGAGAGCAATTTGACTGTTTCCTGAGAATTAGCGAACTGCTTGAAATCACATTGTCACTGTTTGGTGAAAAGGAACATCACGAGGGACTGTTTGAACTTCTGGTGGATACGTTAAACGCTATTGAAACAGAGAAGGAAAATGTAGCATTGCGGAGGTTTTTGTTTTATAAGGTCAGGGTGCTTGAAAAAGCAGGGTTATCGCCACGACTTCATGGCTGTGTCCGATGCGGCGTATCCGTAGGCACTTTCTATTTTAGCGAGGGCGCTGTTATCTGCGGCAAGTGTAAAGATAAAACTACAGATGAGACCCGCTCAGCAAGCGCACGGTTAATCAGCATGGGGGCTGTAAACCTCTATGAAACCATTCGCACATGGAGTTGGGATAAACTTAATAGAATTATGCCAAATGATAGACTCATATTTGAGCTTGATACATTCCTAAATCTTCATATCAAATACCGAACAGAACGAGGACTTAAAACGAGGGATTTTATGTATAAGACCAAAGCCCTTACCAGCAGTTTTGCCAACGCCAAAGATGCTTAA
- a CDS encoding transposase encodes MWDKKYPIVIKSWKGNWDNLSNYFKYPHEIRSLIYTTNAIEGFHRQIRKVTTGLSQVKPPF; translated from the coding sequence ATCTGGGACAAGAAATACCCAATTGTCATAAAGTCATGGAAGGGTAACTGGGACAATCTCTCTAACTATTTCAAGTATCCTCATGAAATCCGGAGTCTTATCTATACGACAAACGCAATTGAGGGATTCCATCGCCAGATTCGCAAGGTTACAACGGGGCTTTCTCAAGTGAAACCGCCCTTTTAA
- a CDS encoding bifunctional nuclease family protein, translated as MVIRMKVDGLLFDPRSGMYIMLLKALEGEETLPIWIGKPEADSIALALGRVATPRPLTHDLLKNIIEELKLTVARVVVREIVDNTYYATLYVTDGENERPIDSRPSDAVAVALRTNSPIFVDETVIEKRNADELEEWLRNLKPEDFGNIM; from the coding sequence GTGGTAATCAGAATGAAAGTTGATGGGTTACTGTTTGACCCCAGAAGCGGAATGTACATCATGTTACTAAAAGCGCTTGAAGGCGAGGAAACTCTTCCCATCTGGATAGGAAAACCGGAGGCTGACTCTATTGCCCTCGCTCTTGGAAGAGTTGCTACGCCAAGACCACTGACCCACGACTTGTTAAAAAACATCATTGAGGAGTTAAAACTTACGGTTGCAAGGGTTGTGGTGCGGGAAATCGTAGATAACACCTACTATGCAACACTTTACGTGACAGACGGCGAAAACGAAAGACCAATAGACTCCAGACCCTCCGATGCTGTGGCCGTTGCGCTTAGAACAAATTCACCGATATTTGTTGACGAAACAGTTATAGAAAAGCGTAACGCTGATGAGCTTGAGGAGTGGCTCCGAAACCTTAAGCCTGAGGACTTTGGAAACATCATGTAA
- a CDS encoding GTPase Era — MSSEAESAGFRFGFVSIIGKPNVGKSTLLNKIIGHKLAIVTSRPQTTRNRIMGIKNLVGGQIVFYDTPGIHDAKHKLGEFLVKTAVAAVKETELTYFVTDPTPADDTDIGIIKTLKEQSKPSFLLINKTDTVSDKSRLLRVIDEYRDLYDFSEIIPISAKTGDGIDILLEKTLRLLPEGPAGFSTDVLTDKFERFMAAEIIREKAMELTYEELPHALAVEIVTWKEKSKNLVSISANIYVEKDSQKGIIIGKRGALLKETGSRARLEIERLLGAKVYLELFVKVRDKWRKDANTLKELGYS, encoded by the coding sequence ATGTCATCAGAAGCAGAGTCCGCAGGGTTTCGTTTTGGGTTTGTATCAATAATTGGTAAGCCTAATGTTGGTAAGTCAACTCTGCTTAACAAAATTATCGGGCACAAGCTGGCTATCGTTACCTCAAGGCCCCAGACGACAAGAAATCGGATTATGGGAATTAAAAACCTTGTGGGCGGGCAGATTGTCTTTTACGATACGCCAGGAATTCATGACGCCAAACATAAACTCGGTGAGTTTTTGGTTAAAACCGCAGTCGCTGCCGTTAAGGAAACCGAGCTGACATATTTTGTAACTGACCCAACACCTGCAGATGATACTGATATAGGAATCATAAAAACTCTCAAGGAACAAAGTAAACCCTCATTCCTCTTAATCAATAAGACCGATACCGTATCCGATAAAAGCCGACTATTGCGAGTAATTGATGAGTACAGAGACTTATATGACTTTAGCGAAATAATCCCCATATCGGCTAAAACCGGTGACGGCATTGATATTTTGTTAGAGAAAACACTCCGGTTGCTGCCAGAGGGGCCTGCCGGTTTTTCCACAGATGTGCTGACTGATAAGTTTGAACGCTTCATGGCGGCTGAGATTATACGGGAAAAGGCTATGGAGCTGACATACGAGGAACTGCCACATGCGCTTGCTGTGGAAATCGTCACATGGAAAGAAAAATCAAAGAACCTCGTCTCAATATCGGCAAACATATATGTTGAAAAAGACTCCCAAAAAGGTATAATAATAGGTAAGCGCGGAGCGCTGCTAAAAGAGACCGGCAGCAGAGCACGGCTTGAAATTGAGAGGCTGCTTGGCGCTAAGGTCTATCTCGAGCTGTTTGTGAAGGTCAGGGATAAGTGGCGAAAGGATGCAAATACATTAAAAGAGTTGGGTTACAGCTAA
- a CDS encoding response regulator: protein MESKNILVIDDDKTNVQQISEMLRIEGFTVYTASSKAEAVELALKTLPALVFVKSMLMDASGYEIIRDIRSEELVKDTRFIVLTEIDKTYDDRYRSIYKIVDSVKLPVDRHELIAKASKYVEIDMVSEDSGGGPGSYQYEEKTQEGIQLDKPVNFKDTDRLRYAKDDYEIKTSKEHLSEDSFSKERDDIVKFNRHREEETEIEETEFEEIREEKEQDKTKELEDTMYIHDMEPDDDSVDSDKTDEAVDITAIDADDAEEYLQKLNEDRAKKKRMLIIGVSAVFVLILVTVYLFSRGGKVSHKKQEVATVVEPRVLDKALEEPQQTSEPAPPIEPEPVPAPVKAAAEKPVAKPTPVTAQHKPSPGIEKPSVTPAAKAESTTGPVHQNKDKQSKKPVAAEDKPKVEKPVKQEKSEGIYSIQLGSFKDPANAKKFVENLKKEGYSAFIKDSMGKDVLWHKVYVGKYKKKEDAAAVINKLKAGGKLEVILKKI, encoded by the coding sequence ATGGAAAGCAAAAACATACTTGTAATTGATGACGATAAAACCAATGTGCAGCAAATCAGCGAGATGTTGAGAATTGAGGGGTTTACAGTCTATACAGCGTCAAGCAAGGCAGAGGCTGTGGAGTTGGCGCTTAAGACTTTGCCTGCGCTTGTGTTTGTCAAGTCTATGCTTATGGATGCAAGCGGATACGAAATCATAAGGGATATAAGAAGTGAAGAGCTGGTTAAGGATACCCGGTTTATAGTGCTGACAGAAATTGATAAGACGTACGATGACAGGTACCGCTCCATTTATAAAATAGTGGATTCGGTAAAGCTCCCTGTGGACAGACATGAGCTGATTGCAAAGGCTTCAAAGTATGTTGAGATAGACATGGTTAGTGAGGACTCGGGAGGCGGCCCCGGTTCTTATCAGTATGAGGAGAAAACACAAGAAGGAATACAGTTAGATAAACCTGTCAACTTCAAAGATACTGACCGTTTGAGATATGCCAAAGACGACTATGAGATAAAAACCAGCAAGGAGCACTTGTCAGAGGATAGTTTTTCTAAAGAAAGAGACGACATAGTTAAGTTTAACCGCCATCGTGAAGAAGAAACAGAGATTGAAGAAACAGAGTTTGAGGAAATCCGTGAGGAAAAAGAGCAGGACAAGACAAAGGAGTTAGAAGATACCATGTATATACACGATATGGAGCCAGATGATGACTCTGTAGATAGTGATAAGACCGATGAAGCTGTAGATATAACAGCCATAGACGCCGATGACGCAGAGGAGTACTTGCAAAAATTAAACGAGGATCGTGCAAAGAAAAAGAGGATGTTAATTATAGGGGTATCTGCAGTATTTGTGCTGATTTTGGTTACAGTGTATTTGTTTTCCAGAGGTGGCAAGGTTTCGCATAAAAAACAGGAGGTAGCAACTGTTGTTGAACCAAGAGTGCTGGATAAAGCGTTGGAGGAGCCGCAACAAACATCTGAACCTGCTCCACCTATAGAGCCCGAACCTGTTCCAGCACCGGTAAAGGCTGCGGCAGAAAAACCTGTGGCAAAACCAACTCCGGTAACGGCACAGCATAAGCCCTCACCAGGCATAGAAAAACCATCTGTAACGCCTGCGGCTAAGGCAGAGTCAACCACTGGCCCTGTACACCAAAATAAGGATAAGCAGAGCAAAAAGCCTGTAGCTGCTGAGGATAAGCCAAAGGTGGAGAAACCAGTTAAACAAGAGAAGTCAGAGGGTATCTATTCGATTCAGTTAGGGTCGTTCAAAGACCCTGCCAATGCCAAAAAATTTGTTGAAAACCTGAAAAAAGAGGGCTACTCAGCATTTATAAAAGACAGTATGGGCAAAGATGTTCTTTGGCATAAGGTATATGTTGGGAAATACAAGAAAAAAGAAGATGCCGCAGCGGTAATAAATAAACTTAAAGCTGGGGGAAAGCTGGAGGTTATTTTAAAGAAAATATAG
- a CDS encoding Crp/Fnr family transcriptional regulator, which translates to MGVTKDSTLALISKENFFSILHTQNKILDNLLNTLCMRIRGSLETIQMFSQTQANKRLFMFFNKLATQYGTDAPNGTALNIRLTHNELANMTGLARQTITKVMDEWKAEGVIIIHSGKFIHLTEKFFKLPLE; encoded by the coding sequence GTGGGAGTTACAAAGGATTCAACTCTTGCGCTTATTTCAAAAGAGAATTTTTTCTCCATTCTTCACACTCAAAATAAAATTCTTGATAATCTGTTAAACACTCTTTGTATGCGAATTAGGGGCAGCCTTGAAACCATTCAGATGTTTAGTCAGACTCAGGCAAATAAACGGCTATTCATGTTTTTTAATAAACTTGCTACGCAATACGGCACTGATGCCCCAAACGGAACAGCACTAAACATCCGGCTTACCCACAACGAATTAGCAAACATGACTGGGCTTGCCCGCCAAACCATCACAAAAGTCATGGACGAATGGAAAGCCGAAGGAGTTATAATCATCCACAGCGGTAAATTTATCCACCTTACTGAAAAATTCTTTAAATTGCCACTTGAATGA
- a CDS encoding cyclic nucleotide-binding domain-containing protein: MPTPKMLKDQLKKVPLFSSLNNEELDWVISKLKIKKYKKDDIVLFEDDSNNYMYVIIEGEARVTQMSVEGRNLQLQCFKAGSTLASFLLLMERGHRLLWELQRIQLLRLFQKRIFSPFFTLKIKFLIIC; encoded by the coding sequence TTGCCAACGCCAAAGATGCTTAAAGACCAGCTAAAGAAAGTGCCCTTGTTTTCTTCGCTAAACAATGAGGAGTTGGATTGGGTTATCAGCAAATTAAAAATAAAGAAGTATAAAAAAGACGATATTGTGCTTTTTGAGGATGATTCAAATAACTACATGTACGTGATAATTGAGGGCGAGGCACGGGTAACTCAGATGAGCGTAGAGGGTAGGAATTTACAATTGCAATGTTTCAAAGCGGGGAGTACTTTGGCGAGCTTTCTCTTATTGATGGAAAGAGGACATCGGCTGCTGTGGGAGTTACAAAGGATTCAACTCTTGCGCTTATTTCAAAAGAGAATTTTTTCTCCATTCTTCACACTCAAAATAAAATTCTTGATAATCTGTTAA